From the Bos javanicus breed banteng chromosome 7, ARS-OSU_banteng_1.0, whole genome shotgun sequence genome, the window TTTTGCACGCACATAATGAGAGAATTCCAAGTTGTagcagagaccatatggcctacAATGTGGAAAATATTTACTCCCTGGCCCTTTACATAAAAAGTCTGCCAACCTCGGGGCTAGATCAACTTCCTTACATGGGATGTCAGGAGGCCACGTTCCAAAACAGGGAGCGTGGGAGGCAAGAATAGCCTTATCCTGAGAATTCACATCTTCCATCACATTCTATTGGTCAAAAGCAAGTCAAGAATGGACTTCCCTTGTcgttcagtggctaagaatccacctgccaatgcaggggacacgggttcgatccctggtccaggaagatcccacgtgcctcagagtaactaagcccgtgtgccacaactgctgatcctgttctctagagcctgtgctctgcaacaagagaaaccaccgcagtgagagacccacacaccgcaacgaagagtagaccctgctcgctgcagctagagaaaacctgcgagtagcaatgaagacccagcagagccatgaattaaaaaatatttttttaatgaataaacttaaaaaaaaggcagggggCAAGTTAGGAGCCAACTTGGCTTCAAGGAGAGGGAAACTAGTCCCCAGGGCTTGATAGGAGAGGGTTGCAAAATACTATGACGGTGAATTTCACACTTAAGACACCATGGAATCTCAAGATGGGCTGTCCAGACAGAattcaagagggaggagggaagaaaaaaaatagttgacTCTTATTAACTTCTAACTGGAATTGTGCGTGTTTTCTCATGGGCTATCAAAGCAGCTATTGGCCAGTTCTATGACTCTGTCACCTGCATAAATCTCAGATAATTTCAAGCACCTCATGGTCATGGCAGGCGGATACCTTCAAATATCATTTACACTCATCTCAACTTAGAAATCACagtaaactcaacattcaaaaagctacgatcgtggcatccggtcccatcacatggcaaatagatggggacagacttttattttttgggctccaaaatcactgtggatggtgactgcagccatgaaattaaaagacgcttgctccttggaagaaaagctatgacaaacctagacagtatattaaaaagcatcactttgccgacagaggtccatatagacaaagctatggtttttccagtagccatgtacagatgtgagcattagatcccagagaaggctgagcgtcgaaaaACTGATACCTTTGAAATGTGAAGACTCTTGGgggtcccttggagtgcaagaagatcaaaccagtcaatccccaaagaaataaatcttgaatattcattggaaggactgatgctgaagctgaagctccaagactttggccacctgattcgaagagctgactcactggaaaagaccctgattctgggaaagattgagagcaggaggagaaggggacgacagaggatgagatgtttggatggcatcaccaactcaatggatgtgagtttgaacactCCAGGAgagtgtgaaggacagggaagcctggagtgttgcagtccatggggtcacaaagaatcagacacgactgagtgaccaaacaactTAGAAATCACAGTCATTAATTAGTAGAGCCTTTGTGATTTAGGATTACCAAATGCATTTATGAAGATTGAATTCCTGAGTGCATTCAGTAAGATTCACTTATCTTTTTACATCACAATTGAATAAGCTATTTTCACACCTGCATCTCAGTCTGACTGGCTTCTTAGTTTCTTTGCAGCTGTCTCCTGAGACCAGCCCATGAGCAGCTGGCCCTCTGCCCTCAGAGGCAGCAAAGAATCAGGTCGAGGTTTAGGTAGATTACTGACGTCCTAAACTGGCCTCCTAAGGATTCCTAATCCTGGGGCAGCAGCCAGCCAGCAGGCTCAGGGTCACACAAGGTCCTTCCACCctgtccccagcacccagccaGAGTTGCCATGGCCTCCCTTTTCTCTGGCCGCGTCCTGATCCGAAACAACAGCGACCAGGATGAGCTGGACACAGAGGCTGAGCTCAGCCGTCGACTGGAAAACCGGCTGGTGCTGCTGTTCTTTGGTGCTGGGTCTTGCCCGGAGTGCCAGGCCTTTGCACCCATCCTCCGGGACTTCTTCGTGCGGCTCACGGATGAGTTCTACGTGCTGCGGGCAGCCCAGGTGGCCCTGGTGTACGTGTCCCAGGACCCAACGGAGGAGCAGCAAGACCTGTTCCTCAGGGACATGCCTGAGAAGTGGCTCTTCTTGCCCTTCGAGGATGACCTGAGGAGGTGAGACAAGAGGagaggtcagggagggcttcctggaggaggggctgtTTCTgctgaaagtgaagtgttagttgcttagtcgtgtccgattctttgcaactgcatggaccagagcccgccaggctcctctgtccatgaaattctccaggcaagaatactggagtgggttgccacgcccttctccaggggatcttcccaactcagggatcaaacccaggtctcccacgttgcaggcagattctttatcatttgagctacccaggaagacCATTTGTTTATTGGTGTATCTGTTCCATCTGGAGTTGATAAAAGCATCCTCTGTGGGCCAGTCAGGACAGAGAAGTCAGGCGtggagatgggggagggaggggcaccTATGCCCATTTCCACCCAGCTGCAGGGGAGTTTACCACCTAGGGGGCGAGCCAAACCTGAAACCAACACTCAAACACCCAAAGAAATACATAATAACAAACTGCAGCAGTTCCAAAGGCGAAAGGGAGAGTGTCGTGTGAAAATATAACAGGGAGACCTTGCTGAGATTTGGGAGTCGGGGGATGCTTCCCAGAGGAAATGGCTTCAAAGAGAGAACCccaaggagggaggaaaggagggtaCAGAGTTAGGAAAGGGAAGGGTTTCCAGGCAGAGGACAGACACAGCACAAAGGCTCGGAGGATTTCAGAGAAAAAACAGCCAGTTCAGGGAACTGTAACTGTTCCCTGAACTGTAAAGAAGCCAGCAGGTACCacgcatgcatgttaagtcacttcagtcgtgtccgactcttttgtgaccctatgggctgtaaccatgggctgtagccatcctctgtccatgggattctccaggcaagaatactggagtgggttgtcatgctctcctccaggggatcttcccaacccaggtatcaacccaggaatcgaatctgtctcctgcgttggcaggcgggttctttaccactagcgcccacctgggaagccagcaggCATCGTGTGTAGCAGTGccctagtcagtcagttcagtcgttcagtcatgtccgactcttcgcaaccccgtaaatcccagcacgccaggcctccctgtccatcatcaactcccagagtttattcaaacccatgtccatcgagtcggtgatgccatccagccatcctaacctctgtcgtccccttctcctcctgcccccaatccctcccagcatcagagtcttttccaatgagtcaactctttgcatgaggtggccaaagtattggagtttcaactttagcatcattccttccaaagaacacccaggacttatctccttcagaatggactggttggatctccttgcagtccaagggactctcaggagtcttctccaacaccacagttcaaaagcatcaattcttcagcactcagctttcttcacagtccaactctcacatccatacatgaccacaggaaaaaccatagccttgactagatggacctttgttggcaaagtaatgtctctgccacAAATGTCGCCTAATAAGTGGGCCTGTGATCCTCAGACAAGCAGTGGAGCTGAGAGAGAGAGGTGATTGGGTTCAAGCTTTCCAGTGAGCTGCCCAATAAACAGTGTGATCATTTGTGGCTATTTTCACACTTTCTCCTTTTCTGCAATAAgattgtcattcttttttatttattttttggttgcaccacATGGCacgcaagatcttagttccctcactagggatcaaacctatgctccctgcagtggaagcatgaagtctgaaccactagaccaccagggaagactcagaCTTACATTCTTTTTAAGCCcccagtttttatcatgaaaaatttcCTGCAAGCCGCACAGAGcatccaagagaaaaaaaaaagaataatttcaaaGATATCAAAAAGTTGAAAGGAGCACACAATGAACCCCATGAAGATTATTCATATGTTTCTATTTGCTTTATCTCTACTGGTGTGAAGTTTGTGCTGAACCATTTGAAAGTGAGTTGCAGATTTTGGGACATTTTACTGATCTCATCAGTTTTGTTACAAAACATAGAAGTTTCTGGTCATGGAGACCTTTATCCGCCACCCAAGATTATCAGAGTTTGCAAACTTGCTCACTCCCACAGGCTTCTGCAGCTGAGGAGGCTCCATTCCCCAAAGGGCAAATATCTCCCTCCTGAGGGGCAAGAAATGCCAACTAGAAGGGCATCACAGCCAAACACTGACTTTGTTTGGGGCAGGGTCCTCTCAAcaacaggtggtgctagtggtaaagaacccgcctgtcaatgcaggagaaggaagagtcgagggttcaatacctgggttgggcagatcccctgaagaagggcatggcaacccactccagtattcttgcctggagaatcccatggacagaagagcctggtgggctacagtccatggggtcacaaagagtcggacaccctTCCCCCAGGCAAGTATCCAGACAGTTTCTACCCTCTACCCTTCCTACATACTAggctgccagataaaatacaggataccCAGggaaattccttggtggtccaagtgttaagactccaagcttccaatgcagcgATTGTGGGTTTggtctctagtcagggaactaagatcccgtaggccgcatgaaagtgaaagtgaagtcgctcagtcgtgtccgactctttgcaaccccatggactagcccaccaggctcttctgtccatgggattctccaggcaagagtcctggagtgggctgccatttccttctccaggggatcttcccaacccagggattgaacccgggtctcccgcactgcaggcagatgctttaccatctgagccaccagggaagccaaattagGCTGCATAgccaaattaaaaacaacttttttaatcaataaaatacAGGATACCCAGTTCAATATAAATTTCACATAAGCAATGGAGAATTGGGAGTATAAGTACGTCCCACATAATTCAGGGATATACTTATAAAAAGTTATTTGTTgtttacatgaaattcaaattcgTTCACACAGGGTATCCTCTATTTCTAGTTACTAAGTCTGGCAACCTATTCCTTTGGGATTTTGCAAGCACTATGTTTCTCTGCGTGAAGGCCGGCAAAAGGGCCACCTGAGAACCCAAATTAAGAACTGTGGATGGATGGGCCCAGCCCTGGCAGCCTCCTTTACTCTATGAAGACTGCATAAGATTCTGGCCTAAATGGGAGATGAAGTCTGGGGTCTCCAGTGGATGGCTTCTGACAGCCTTCCTctcatacagaaaacaaaatcaagttcTTCCCATGGCCCTGCACTATGATCAGGGCCGCACTCCAATCTCTCCCTGATGTCCGGGCCTTTGCACCAGCTGAGCCCTCTACCTGGGTAAAccttcctctgttctccccttcctcATCCTGCAAATCTCAGCTCCAAGAGCACCTCCTGAGAGAGGCCCTCTCTGACCCTAAGTCCTTTAGCCAGTTTAATACCTCTTTATGGAATTGATCaatatttattcactcatccCATGTGTGTTTtctgagcatctgctgtgtgtCCTGCACTGTTTCAGGCACTGGGGACACCCGGGTATAGAGACAGAAATCCGTGCCCCAGTGAAACTGCTTTCTATTGTGGGAGAAAATTACAACAGGAGAAATAAACTATGCAGTGCGTTGGGTGCGGAGAGTCGTGGATCAGCAGAGAGAGCGGCAGAGAGGCACTGAAATGTAAGGCTGGGTGTCTGCAGCATACAGGGTCTTAATCCTCAGATGTCTGGGGAGACCGCTCCAGGTAGAGGACACGGCCAGTGCAAAGGCTCTGTGGTGGGTGCGTGTCTGGGGCGTTGGAGGCACAGCCAAGAGCCCAGGGTGGCCCCGGCCTCTCTGGGTTCCTGGGCATTCTCAGAGGCTGGTATGGGACACTTGCACAAGAAGGCGCTCAGCAAGTACTAGGAGGAGGGGTGGAGGGTTCCTCAGCTCAGGATCTAGGACGAGGATCCGATCGGACTGACCCACCCGCCCCGCAGGGACCTCGGACGCCAGTTCTCCGTGGAGCGCCTGCCAGCTGTAGTGGTGCTGAAACCCAGCGGGGATGTGCTGACGCTCGACGCGGCCGACGAGATCCGGCGCCTGGGCCCTGCCTGCTTCGCCAACTGGCAGGAGGCGGCTGAGGTGCTGGACCGCAGCTTTCTGCAGCCCGAGGACCTGGACGACCCCGCGCCGCGGAGCCTTACCGAGCCCCTGCGCCGCTGCAAGTACCGCGTAGACCCAGCTGCGCGGAGGGCACGAGGCCGGGGAAGAGCGGGCGGCTCCGGACAGGAGGGCGAGGCCGAGGGCGAGGCCGCGGGACTGTTCTGACCCCTGGAGGGTGGACAGGGAGTTCTATGATGAAACCTCAGGAGGAAGGTTGGGGCGGagccggggggtgggggaagccgGCTGCTCCGATCCTTTTGGTGGGAGGGGACAGAGAGGGGCAGGTCTGTGATgagtcctccccccacccccaagggtGGGTGGGACTGGCGGCTGGAGGCTGTTCTGAATCCCCTGTAGGAAAGAACACaaggaggcggggcggggggcagcgAGGGGGAAAGCGATTCTTTGATGAGCCCTCATCTCCCCCTGACTgagggctggaggaaaagggagcgacagaggatgagataggtggatgacatcaccgactagatggacgtgagtttgagcaagttccgggagtggggatggacagggaagcctggcgtgctgcagcccatggggtcggaaagagtcagacacgactgagcgactgaacaacgacaaaccCCTCCTCCCGGTAGTGGGCGGGACCAGAGTGGGGGAAGCTGTTCTGAGCCCCAAGGTGGAAGGCTGGCTGGCAGAGCAAGCACAATCTCTGAAAAGGCTCAACAGGGCGGGAAAGGGGGACAGGATGAGGGGAAGGAACCTCTCTGAGTTCAGTCCAGGAAGGAGGATGTCCTCGGTGGctcagtcgtatcggactcttttgcgaccccatagactgtgtgtggcctgccaggatcctctgtccatgggattctccaggcaagaatactggaatgggctgtcatttcctattccaagggatctttccaacccagagatcaaactcattgtctcttacgtctcctgcattggcaggcggattctttatcactaaggcTACCTGAGAAGTGCAGGAAGagggaggttcagttcagttgagagGGAGGCGACCCAGCTTAAAGCCGAACCCCAGGGCTGGGGATGGAAGCTGTCTTTATTCTGAGCCCAGCCCCAGGAGCAGAGGGGCGGTAGGGGTGGGGCTGCTCTGAGCTACCCGGATGCGGAAGAAAAGCCTAGAATTGGGGCGTCGAGGTGTTTTTGAGGCCCATCCTCCAGGAATGAGTGAGGGCGAGGGGGTGTGTAATGACATGGCGGAGAGAAGCAGGGCAGGACCTGATGGAGTCAGTTCTGaccaccctcccaccctcccgcaactcccaccccgccacccccgccAACAGATGGAGGGTGGGACCCAGGGCAGGGCGGATGACGGAGATTTCTAGGTGAGATCCCCCTCAGAATCTGTCACCCAGGGCCTGTCTTGGTTCTCCAGTGGCATGTCtgactcatattttaaaatattcagaaatatctTTAAGACTGAAGAGGTGAGATGGTTAATAGTTGCAAAAAGGGAAACTACAAACTAAAATCGAATGATTGTGCTGAGAACGGCTCGCCCATCACACGCTAAATGAGTTGTTCACGTATTTCATGCGCTAACTTGCAACAATCCTTTAACAACAGATTTATCGTTTACAAAAGATGCAGTTCAGTATTTGGTACCATGTGCGCTGAGTCCCGGACCTACAGCGAGGGTTCAGTCTCCCTGTTGTTGGTGAACCCCGAGGATTCCCc encodes:
- the NXNL1 gene encoding nucleoredoxin-like protein 1, translated to MASLFSGRVLIRNNSDQDELDTEAELSRRLENRLVLLFFGAGSCPECQAFAPILRDFFVRLTDEFYVLRAAQVALVYVSQDPTEEQQDLFLRDMPEKWLFLPFEDDLRRDLGRQFSVERLPAVVVLKPSGDVLTLDAADEIRRLGPACFANWQEAAEVLDRSFLQPEDLDDPAPRSLTEPLRRCKYRVDPAARRARGRGRAGGSGQEGEAEGEAAGLF